Genomic DNA from Synechococcus sp. MU1643:
AAGGCGTCAGGCACCTGATCAGGGGAGAAGCCCTCTGGAGCAGCCTCAAGACGACGACAGGCGTGCCAAGCACTCCACCAGTACTCGGCCATTCCATCGACGATGACCCCGTCGAAATCGAAGACCAGCAGTGGGCGAAGGTTCATGGACAAAAACTGGGCCGCTAGGATTCGAACCTAGGAATGGCGAGACCAAAACCCGCTGCCTTACCGCTTGGCGACGGCCCACTGAACCGGAAAAGACCGCAACTTGCGGTTCACCGGAGTACTAATAGTTACTCATAGCAGCCAACCGTTCGTCAATCCACCAACGAACGATCAAGGAGGAAAAACCCTCAAGCGGGACAGTTCAGCCTCGCCGAAGACATCGCTGCGTAGCCGGTAACGCCGCACAAGATCGGCTTGCATCCGCAGAACACGCTCAGTTCGCGGCAGCAACTCCACCGGCCGGCCTTGAGGCATCACCACCTGTTCCACTGCAAGACGGCATTCCTCGAGAGCAGCCAATTCATCGTCCTGAGACACCCGGTCCGGTGAGGTGACCTCTGCGGCCGATTCGGTGGCCTGACGGCGCAGAAGACGGGCCATGGCACGGGTCACCTGGGGCAGGGTGTCGGATTTAATCACCAGAATCGGGATCCCCAGATCCCTGGCCTGACGGCGCAGGGACGGTTGACGGCTGAGGCCGAGCCGAACGCTCAACACCACATCGGCATCACTCAAATCATCCACAACCTGCGCCTTCCAGCCGTGGGAACGGATGGCCTCCCCCACAACACGAGGAGGGACCCCGCAACAGAGAACCTGCAGGTGCTCGGCGCTGGTCTCCGGAGAGGATTGTTCGACTGCTGCACTTACCTTGCGGACACTGACAGCAGGCATTGGCACGGGAACTGAGACGGCTTGTTCCGTAAACGGACGTTGGGACGGAGGGCGCAGCAAACCCGAAGACTGCGGCGGGTCCACCAGCTGAACGCCCCCCTCAGGCGTCAGCTCGCGCTCCTGAACCCTGGGTTTCAGACCCCGAAGCAGTTGGTCCACGGTGGCGGCAACGTCAGTGTGTATGGCCCAGCGCTGCCGGCTATGCATTTCAACTGCAACCGGAAAAGTCGGTTCGGCGGCGCGCTCCAACACCGTTTTCTGACTGCGACGCCGCCGGGCCTCCTCATCCCCGAGGGTGACCGTCTGAATTCCTCCCACCAGATCGCTGAGGGTGGGGTTCTTGATCAGGTTGGCCAAAGCATTGCCGTGAGCTGTGGCGACAAGCACCACGCCACGTTCAGCGATGGTGCGCGCGGCCTGTGCTTCCAGCTCTGTGCCGATCTCATCGATCACGATGACTTCTGGCATGTGATTTTCTACCGCCTCGATCATGGTTTGGTGCTGCAGCTCAGGCCTGGCCACCTGCATGCGGCGGGCCCGACCGATCGCGGGGTGGGGTATGTCGCCATCACCGGCGATCTCATTGCTCGTGTCGATCACAACAACGCGCCGCTCCAGCTCATCTGAAAGGACCCGGGCGATCTCACGCAACGCCGTTGTCTTGCCAACACCCGGGCGCCCCATCAACAGCAGGGATTGCCCTCCATCCAGGAGGTCCCGCACCATGGCAACGGTGCCGAACACGGCTCGCCCCACCCGGCAGGTCAGACCGACCACCTCGCCCTGACGGTTGCGGATCGCACTAATCCGGTGAAGCGTTCGTTCGATTCCCGCCCGGTTATCGCCACCGAACTGACCAAGCCTGGCCACCACGGCCGCCAGATCCTGCCGAGACAAGGGCGTGGAGCCCAGCTCAAGGGCACGGCCTGAATAACGCGCTTCCGGAACCCGACCGAGATCGAGCACCACCTCAAGCAACTGCTGTCGCGCCTCTTCAGGCTGCAACTGCTCCTGCACGGCGTCCGGGAGGAGCTCAAGAAGGCGATCCAGATCGTCGGTGACCCGTTGCGTGCCCATGGGATCTGCGCGTTTCAGCCTTCTAGCAAGAGCGCTGCAACCATGGCGTAACCAATGGACGCGCGAGAGAGAGGGCACGCTCCCAACCCTCGGGCCATTGCCACAAGGCAAGCCCACGGGTTTGCGCCTCATCCAGCACAGGCATCAGCAAGCGACGAGCCACACCACCAAAGGCGATGCCAGCCGGCCGCTCCGTCGGGTGCAGGAACTCCAGCGTT
This window encodes:
- a CDS encoding AAA family ATPase encodes the protein MGTQRVTDDLDRLLELLPDAVQEQLQPEEARQQLLEVVLDLGRVPEARYSGRALELGSTPLSRQDLAAVVARLGQFGGDNRAGIERTLHRISAIRNRQGEVVGLTCRVGRAVFGTVAMVRDLLDGGQSLLLMGRPGVGKTTALREIARVLSDELERRVVVIDTSNEIAGDGDIPHPAIGRARRMQVARPELQHQTMIEAVENHMPEVIVIDEIGTELEAQAARTIAERGVVLVATAHGNALANLIKNPTLSDLVGGIQTVTLGDEEARRRRSQKTVLERAAEPTFPVAVEMHSRQRWAIHTDVAATVDQLLRGLKPRVQERELTPEGGVQLVDPPQSSGLLRPPSQRPFTEQAVSVPVPMPAVSVRKVSAAVEQSSPETSAEHLQVLCCGVPPRVVGEAIRSHGWKAQVVDDLSDADVVLSVRLGLSRQPSLRRQARDLGIPILVIKSDTLPQVTRAMARLLRRQATESAAEVTSPDRVSQDDELAALEECRLAVEQVVMPQGRPVELLPRTERVLRMQADLVRRYRLRSDVFGEAELSRLRVFPP